From a single Loxodonta africana isolate mLoxAfr1 chromosome 9, mLoxAfr1.hap2, whole genome shotgun sequence genomic region:
- the TBC1D13 gene encoding TBC1 domain family member 13 isoform X2, with product MSSLHKSRIADFQDVLKEPTIALEKLRELSFSGIPCEGGLRCLCWKILLNYLPLERASWTSILAKQRELYSQFLREMIIQPGIAKANMGVSREDVTFEDHPLNPNPDSRWNTYFKDNEVLLQIDKDVRRLCPDISFFQRATEYPCLLILDPQNEFETLRKRVEQTTLKSQTVARNRSGVTNMSSPHKTTPSSSRNEYVVLPNGCEAHWEVVERILFIYAKLNPGIAYVQGMNEIVGPLYYTFATDPNSEWKEHAEADTFFCFTNLMAEIRDNFIKSLDDSQCGITYKMEKVYSTLKEKDVELYLKLEQTATSASFCCGATGGFEPLTFLSIA from the exons ATGTCGAGTCTGCACAAGAGCCG GATTGCAGATTTCCAGGATGTCCTGAAGGAGCCCACGATTGCCTTGGAAAAGCTTCGGGAACTCAGTTTTAGTG GCATACCCTGTGAGGGCGGACTGCGGTGCCTCTGCTGGAAG ATTCTCTTGAACTACCTGCCCTTGGAGAGAGCCTCATGGACCTCCATCCTGGCCAAGCAGAG ggAGTTGTATTCTCAGTTCCTGAGAGAAATGATTATCCAGCCTGGCATTGCCAAGGCCAACATGGGAGTGTCCAGGGAGGACGTGACCTTTGAGGATCAT CCACTCAACCCCAACCCTGACAGCCGGTGGAACACGTACTTCAAGGACAATGAGGTACTGCTGCAGATTGACAAAGATGTCCG GAGGCTGTGTCCAGACATATCCTTCTTCCAGAGGGCCACTGAGTACCCCTGCCTCCTCATCCTGGACCCCCAGAATGAATTCGAGACCCTTCGTAAGCGGGTGGAACAGACAACGCTGAAATCCCAGACAGTGGCCCGGAACCGGAGTGGAGTCACAAAC ATGAGCTCCCCACACAAGACCACTCCATCATCATCCAGGAACGAGTATGTGGTGCTGCCTAACGGCTGTGAGGCCCATTGGGAGGTGGTGGAGCGGATCCTGTTCATCTACGCCAAGCTCAACCCTGGCATTGCTTATGTGCAGGGCATGAATGAGATTGTGGGACCCCTCTACTATACCTTTGCCACAGACCCCAACAGCGAGTGGAAAG AGCATGCTGAGGCAGACACCTTTTTCTGCTTCACCAACCTCATGGCTGAGATCCGGGACAACTTCATCAAGAGCCTGGATGACTCGCAATGTGGTATCACCTACAAGATGGAAAAGGTGTACTCAACTTTGAAGGAGAAGGACGTGGAGCTCTACCTGAAACTG gagcagactgctacatctgcATCCTTCtgctgtggagccactggtggattcgaaccactgaccttcctgtccatagcctag
- the TBC1D13 gene encoding TBC1 domain family member 13 isoform X1, protein MSSLHKSRIADFQDVLKEPTIALEKLRELSFSGIPCEGGLRCLCWKILLNYLPLERASWTSILAKQRELYSQFLREMIIQPGIAKANMGVSREDVTFEDHPLNPNPDSRWNTYFKDNEVLLQIDKDVRRLCPDISFFQRATEYPCLLILDPQNEFETLRKRVEQTTLKSQTVARNRSGVTNMSSPHKTTPSSSRNEYVVLPNGCEAHWEVVERILFIYAKLNPGIAYVQGMNEIVGPLYYTFATDPNSEWKEHAEADTFFCFTNLMAEIRDNFIKSLDDSQCGITYKMEKVYSTLKEKDVELYLKLQEQNIKPQFFAFRWLTLLLSQEFLLPDVIRIWDSLFADDSRFDFLLLVSCAMLILIREQLLEGDFTVNMRLLQDYPITDVCQILQKAKELQDSK, encoded by the exons ATGTCGAGTCTGCACAAGAGCCG GATTGCAGATTTCCAGGATGTCCTGAAGGAGCCCACGATTGCCTTGGAAAAGCTTCGGGAACTCAGTTTTAGTG GCATACCCTGTGAGGGCGGACTGCGGTGCCTCTGCTGGAAG ATTCTCTTGAACTACCTGCCCTTGGAGAGAGCCTCATGGACCTCCATCCTGGCCAAGCAGAG ggAGTTGTATTCTCAGTTCCTGAGAGAAATGATTATCCAGCCTGGCATTGCCAAGGCCAACATGGGAGTGTCCAGGGAGGACGTGACCTTTGAGGATCAT CCACTCAACCCCAACCCTGACAGCCGGTGGAACACGTACTTCAAGGACAATGAGGTACTGCTGCAGATTGACAAAGATGTCCG GAGGCTGTGTCCAGACATATCCTTCTTCCAGAGGGCCACTGAGTACCCCTGCCTCCTCATCCTGGACCCCCAGAATGAATTCGAGACCCTTCGTAAGCGGGTGGAACAGACAACGCTGAAATCCCAGACAGTGGCCCGGAACCGGAGTGGAGTCACAAAC ATGAGCTCCCCACACAAGACCACTCCATCATCATCCAGGAACGAGTATGTGGTGCTGCCTAACGGCTGTGAGGCCCATTGGGAGGTGGTGGAGCGGATCCTGTTCATCTACGCCAAGCTCAACCCTGGCATTGCTTATGTGCAGGGCATGAATGAGATTGTGGGACCCCTCTACTATACCTTTGCCACAGACCCCAACAGCGAGTGGAAAG AGCATGCTGAGGCAGACACCTTTTTCTGCTTCACCAACCTCATGGCTGAGATCCGGGACAACTTCATCAAGAGCCTGGATGACTCGCAATGTGGTATCACCTACAAGATGGAAAAGGTGTACTCAACTTTGAAGGAGAAGGACGTGGAGCTCTACCTGAAACTG CAAGAGCAGAACATCAAGCCCCAATTCTTTGCCTTCCGCTGGCTGACACTGCTGCTGTCCCAGGAGTTCTTGTTGCCTGACGTCATCCGTATCTGGGATTCCCTCTTTGCTGACGACAGCCGCTTTGACTTCCTCCTTCTAGTCAGCTGCGCCATGCTCAT ACTGATCCGGGAACAGTTGCTGGAAGGGGACTTTACCGTAAACATGCGGCTCCTGCAG GATTACCCCATCACAGATGTCTGCCAGATCCTACAGAAAGCGAAGGAGCTCCAGGATTCAAAGTAG
- the TBC1D13 gene encoding TBC1 domain family member 13 isoform X3: MIIQPGIAKANMGVSREDVTFEDHPLNPNPDSRWNTYFKDNEVLLQIDKDVRRLCPDISFFQRATEYPCLLILDPQNEFETLRKRVEQTTLKSQTVARNRSGVTNMSSPHKTTPSSSRNEYVVLPNGCEAHWEVVERILFIYAKLNPGIAYVQGMNEIVGPLYYTFATDPNSEWKEHAEADTFFCFTNLMAEIRDNFIKSLDDSQCGITYKMEKVYSTLKEKDVELYLKLQEQNIKPQFFAFRWLTLLLSQEFLLPDVIRIWDSLFADDSRFDFLLLVSCAMLILIREQLLEGDFTVNMRLLQDYPITDVCQILQKAKELQDSK, translated from the exons ATGATTATCCAGCCTGGCATTGCCAAGGCCAACATGGGAGTGTCCAGGGAGGACGTGACCTTTGAGGATCAT CCACTCAACCCCAACCCTGACAGCCGGTGGAACACGTACTTCAAGGACAATGAGGTACTGCTGCAGATTGACAAAGATGTCCG GAGGCTGTGTCCAGACATATCCTTCTTCCAGAGGGCCACTGAGTACCCCTGCCTCCTCATCCTGGACCCCCAGAATGAATTCGAGACCCTTCGTAAGCGGGTGGAACAGACAACGCTGAAATCCCAGACAGTGGCCCGGAACCGGAGTGGAGTCACAAAC ATGAGCTCCCCACACAAGACCACTCCATCATCATCCAGGAACGAGTATGTGGTGCTGCCTAACGGCTGTGAGGCCCATTGGGAGGTGGTGGAGCGGATCCTGTTCATCTACGCCAAGCTCAACCCTGGCATTGCTTATGTGCAGGGCATGAATGAGATTGTGGGACCCCTCTACTATACCTTTGCCACAGACCCCAACAGCGAGTGGAAAG AGCATGCTGAGGCAGACACCTTTTTCTGCTTCACCAACCTCATGGCTGAGATCCGGGACAACTTCATCAAGAGCCTGGATGACTCGCAATGTGGTATCACCTACAAGATGGAAAAGGTGTACTCAACTTTGAAGGAGAAGGACGTGGAGCTCTACCTGAAACTG CAAGAGCAGAACATCAAGCCCCAATTCTTTGCCTTCCGCTGGCTGACACTGCTGCTGTCCCAGGAGTTCTTGTTGCCTGACGTCATCCGTATCTGGGATTCCCTCTTTGCTGACGACAGCCGCTTTGACTTCCTCCTTCTAGTCAGCTGCGCCATGCTCAT ACTGATCCGGGAACAGTTGCTGGAAGGGGACTTTACCGTAAACATGCGGCTCCTGCAG GATTACCCCATCACAGATGTCTGCCAGATCCTACAGAAAGCGAAGGAGCTCCAGGATTCAAAGTAG